One window of the Babesia microti strain RI chromosome IV, complete genome genome contains the following:
- a CDS encoding tRNA pseudouridine synthase B (overlaps_old_locusTagID:BBM_III07700), which produces MLITLLQLVPLILCFKMPLGSNNTLHSNNNSNYNRAQFNGILNVNKPQHITSSDVCKFVKRIFSASEGLGDIKVGHGGILDKNAQGVLPIGIGTGTKQLSWYLVGEKEYIVTGKFGFETDSFDITGKRTFQGSKNVDSDALDQVIKSFEGTFSQIPPAFSAKKINGKRSSHLAAKGNPVENTPVNVTIYSIVRLPNELPNFSMRVVCSKGTYMRTLVRDIGQKLNTYATCTQLVRTRCGKLVISDSLHLDSLNLTSIAQHISNVQKPPINN; this is translated from the exons ATGCTCATCACTTTACTACAACTTGTCCCATTAATACTGTGCTTTAAGATGCCCTTGGGGTCTAACAATACATTACATTCAAACAATAACTCAAATTACAATCGAGCCCAGTTTAACGGAATTTTGAATGTCAATAAACCGCAACACATAACGTCTTCTGACGTctgcaaatttgttaaacGAATCTTTTCTGCAAGCGAAGGTTTGGGTGATATAAAGGTCGGCCATGGCGGCATTTTGGACAAGAATGCTCAGG GTGTTTTACCCATTGGAATTGGCACAGGAACTAAACAATTGAGTTGGTATTTGGTTGGGGAAAAAGAATACATAGTCACTGGCAAATTCGGATTTGAAACAGATTCATTTGACATAACA GGAAAACGGACTTTTCAGGGATCAAAAAATGTGGATTCTGATGCACTGGATCAGGTGATTAAGTCATTTGAGGGTacattttcacaaatacCGCCTGCCTTTTCAG CAAAAAAGATAAACGGGAAGCGATCATCCCATTTAGCAGCTAAGGGCAATCCAGTTGAAAATACTCCAGTGAATGTGACAATCTATTCAATTGTCAGATTGCCAAATGAa CTTCCAAACTTTTCCATGCGTGTAGTATGCTCAAAAGGCACCTATATGAGAACTCTGGTTAGGGATATCGGCCAGAAACTAAACACCTACGCTACTTGCACCCAAttg GTGAGAACTAGATGCGGCAAACTTGTTATTTCTGACAGTCTCCATTTGGACTCTCTGAACCTCACTAGTATCGCACAACACATATCTAATGTACAAAAACCTCCTAttaataactaa
- a CDS encoding conserved Plasmodium protein, unknown function (overlaps_old_locusTagID:BBM_III07695) — MINLHSLALIILIVSSVKTINSDYNLEDWEKKIEYTTSFLEKSACKSSIKRGDFVEINLNTFSIPNTSRSRIKAAFIVGEFGVLYINETIIGMCIGDVKRIGIPIGKGKIFYQFEVLTINTGT; from the exons atgataaatttacatagcCTAGCACTAATAATTCTTATAGTTTCAAGtgtaaaaacaattaatagtGACTACAATCTTGAGGATTGGgagaaaaaaattgaatataccACGAGTTTTTTGGAGAAATCAGCGTGCAAATCTAGCATTAAACGGGGGGATTTCGTAGAAATAAATCTAAACACATTTTCAATACCAAATACATCCAGATCTCGCATTAAAGCCGCGTTTATA GTTGGGGAATTTGGtgttttatatattaacgAAACTATTATAGGCATGTGTATCGGGGATGTTAAGAGGATTGGTATACCTATAGGCAAgggtaaaattttttaccaaTTCGAAGTATTAACTATAAACACCGGCACTTAA
- a CDS encoding protein kinase A (overlaps_old_locusTagID:BBM_III07710), giving the protein MERYNKYKRSKNEFILEDFDFMLTLGCGSFGRVFLALPKNKLFVDKACAIKRFKKAPLVEQKQVIHIMNEKRLLKYVDHPFIVKMFGTFKDPYYLYICTEYVDGGEFFNYLRRRRKLDNEEAKFYAAQVTLIFEYLHSLNIVYRDLKPENLVFGDDGYLKMVDFGFAKIVEFRTYTLCGTPDYICPEILLNKGHGKPVDWWTLGILVYEMLVGYPPFYSDNPIGIYRNIIAGHIRFPQNMDKAAINFINSLVTSDLGKRLGCLKNGPDDVKQMEWLHNINFNELLKKEVNPPYVPHVRDIMETEGIDLEPDSPKRPEPVIGRDDPFHDW; this is encoded by the exons ATGGAGCGttacaacaaatataaaagGTCTAAGAATGAATTTATTCTCGAGGACTTTGATTTCATGCTCACTCTAGGATGTG GCTCATTCGGGAGAGTTTTTTTAGCGCTACCTAAAAATAAACTGTTTGTTGATAAAGCATGTGCCATTAAGCGGTTTAAAAAGGCACCTTTGGTAGAGCAAAAGCAAGTCATCCACATTATGAATGAAAAGAGACTACTAAAATATGTGGACCATCCTTTCATTGTGAAGATGTTCGGTACCTTTAAAGATCCGTACTATCTGTATATTTGCACAGAATATGTTGATGGCggtgaattttttaactaCTTGAGGAGGAGGAGGAAGTTGGATAATGAGGAGGCCAAGTTTTATGCAGCACAGGTGACactaatatttgaataCTTGCATAGCCTCAACATTGTTTACCGGGATCTTAAGCCTGAAAATTTGGTCTTCGGAGATGATGGCTATTTGAAAATGGTTGATTTTGgatttgcaaaaattgtagaatttAGAACATACACTCTGTGCGGTACGCCCGATTACATTTGTCCTgagatattattaaataaagGCCATGGAAAACCAGTAGATTGGTGGACTTTGGGTATTTTGGTGTATGAAATGTTGGTTGGCTACCCACCTTTTTACAGCGATAATCCCATTGGCATTTACAGGAATATTATAGCGGGTCATATCCGCTTTCCGCAGAATATGGATAA AGCTGCAATAAACTTCATAAATAGTTTGGTTACGAGCGATTTGGGCAAGAGATTAGGTTGTTTAAAGAATGGGCCAGATGATGTGAAGCAGATGGAATGGCTCCATAATATTAACTTTAATGAGTTGTTAAAGAAAGAAGTTAACCCCCCTTATGTTCCACATGTGAGG gaTATTATGGAAACGGAGGGGATTGACCTCGAACCAGATTCGCCCAAAAGGCCCGAACCTGTAATCGGGCGTGATGATCCCTTCCATGACTGGTGA
- a CDS encoding hypothetical protein (overlaps_old_locusTagID:BBM_III07705) → MDTGVKRGFELWVPQSLLLSKICGIDVSQAPYIGTPSNPDCKNPFNLLFFTPTHNFNEPTLSFPICTLFRNCPNFDGHANDILSADESEKIEKFRECFLALLNQGRGTGFSDKVAFLNVAFLHFGGKTSRGYMSKGEIQCLATTYTGIFDSGKTEESVFTCLDRKDVGMISDLDFVCGFIACSPEVNDSPKSHEGKLRLQHIFRAYDIDKDGLLNKSELRLLISDIYKHGNFENFQQSVVQDVEMLASRFDPFTYDVFYKCVEMGAIQHTEKLFRITFDLAEKVKEHLVFALANVQILSTVNPIREPLWSKEVEKMSATNSMAFTPYNSEHEISGFKYPCIASVNYGSANGVYGLHSGVFSDRSGMSSDRSEGVDVYSHISTIYPQPQSDCTKFPYQIAQFDMPQFKTINPIEPCTMHNNFDPQGKKETVSNMEISTIDAEFATQKDDKKIALELDYRINTLISDYFKRYIGHHSEAIIDQKIASSVFTQMYTTFFGLEVHKIESQIIPFRWCNYHSLLVLCNNFSHLLAKEDTIVKIKSPTRIIGELGNNFVDLIRTFNIYGWPLHSRANDDSTALSHIIINICGQINPPHAPVYSLECLLLVMSLKVLFPKHITIVGYYEKSSNPIDTYNCHLYNDILNKLSKYHNNFNLQSDKALISQCAKELLNKIIDIFDVMPKGALVDQSILVKGVPSDCDGVFGKYSMNKYIPRLTIIPHHSDQSTSLVSLSENLASLSNPSGCYNRVIPLTNNSKDGLEAASLFISGDTIVYNSLNPL, encoded by the coding sequence ATGGATACGGGGGTTAAAAGAGGATTTGAACTATGGGTGCCACAATCACTCTTACTTTCAAAGATTTGCGGAATAGATGTGTCCCAAGCTCCGTACATAGGCACACCCAGTAATCCCGATTGCAAAAACCCATTTAATTTGCTTTTTTTCACTCCTACACACAATTTCAACGAACCAACACTGTCTTTCCCAATCTGCACACTTTTCAGAAACTGCCCAAATTTCGACGGCCACGCCAATGACATTTTGAGCGCCGATGAATCAGAAAAGATAGAGAAATTTAGGGAATGCTTTTTAGCTCTATTAAATCAGGGAAGAGGCACCGGATTTTCGGATAAAGTTGCATTTCTTAACGTAGCCTTCTTGCACTTCGGCGGTAAGACCAGTAGGGGTTATATGAGCAAGGGTGAAATACAGTGTTTGGCCACTACTTATACTGGTATTTTTGACAGTGGCAAGACAGAAGAGTCTGTTTTCACTTGTTTGGACAGGAAAGATGTAGGTATGATATCCGATTTGGATTTTGTTTGTGGATTCATAGCATGTTCGCCAGAAGTTAATGATTCACCAAAATCGCACGAAGGCAAATTGAGGTTGCAACACATTTTTAGAGCGTATGATATAGATAAAGATGGACTATTGAACAAATCTGAGTTGAGATTGTTGATTTCtgatatttataaacatggtaattttgaaaaCTTTCAACAATCAGTGGTACAAGATGTTGAAATGCTGGCATCTCGATTTGACCCTTTTACATATGATGTGTTCTATAAATGCGTGGAAATGGGCGCAATTCAACATACTGAAAAGCTATTCCGCATCACATTCGATTTGGCTGAGAAGGTGAAGGAACATTTGGTATTTGCTTTGGctaatgtacaaatattGTCAACTGTGAACCCGATAAGGGAACCCTTGTGGTCAAAGGAAGTTGAAAAGATGTCGGCCACTAACAGCATGGCTTTCACCCCTTATAACAGCGAGCATGAAATTTCTGGTTTTAAGTACCCCTGTATTGCTAGTGTAAATTATGGATCAGCTAATGGAGTATATGGATTGCATAGTGGAGTGTTTTCTGATCGCAGTGGGATGTCTTCTGATAGATCTGAAGGTGTTGATGTTTACTCGCATATTAGCACGATCTATCCACAGCCACAAAGTGATTGTACAAAATTTCCATATCAAATTGCCCAATTTGACATGCCGCAATTTAAAACAATCAACCCAATTGAACCATGCACCATgcacaataattttgatccACAAGGCAAAAAGGAAACTGTATCTAATATGGAAATCTCCACAATAGATGCTGAATTTGCTACCCAAAAGGATGACAAGAAGATTGCCTTGGAGCTTGATTATAGGATTAACAcattaattagtgattATTTCAAGCGATACATCGGGCATCACAGCGAGGCAATTATTGATCAAAAAATAGCATCTTCTGTATTTACTCAAATGTATACAACTTTCTTTGGCTTGGAAGTTCACAAAATTGAGTCCCAAATTATCCCATTTAGGTGGTGCAATTATCACAGTTTGCTAGTTCTGTGTAACAATTTCTCCCACCTGTTGGCCAAGGAGGATACGATTGTCAAGATTAAATCGCCAACTCGCATCATAGGTGAACTAGGCAATAATTTTGTCGACCTAATTCGCACCTTTAATATTTACGGTTGGCCCCTGCATTCTAGGGCAAATGACGATTCCACCGCTTTATctcatataattatcaatatttgtgGGCAAATTAATCCTCCACATGCGCCAGTTTATTCACTTGAATGTCTATTACTGGTTATGTCATTAAAAGTGTTGTTCCCCAAGCATATTACAATTGTAGGCTATTATGAGAAATCGAGCAACCCAATCGATACTTATAATTGCCATTTATATAACGatatcctaaataaattaagcAAGTATCacaataatttcaatttgcaAAGTGACAAAGCGTTGATCAGCCAATGTGCTAAGGAGTTATTGAATAagataattgatatttttgacgTTATGCCAAAGGGCGCGCTGGTAGATCAATCAATTTTGGTTAAGGGCGTACCCTCCGATTGTGATGGTGTTTTTGGTAAGTATTCaatgaataaatatattccCAGGCTAACTATCATTCCACATCACTCTGATCAATCGACTAGTCTTGTATCTTTGAGTGAGAATCTAGCAAGCCTATCAAACCCATCTGGTTGTTACAATCGCGTTATTCCGCTTACCAATAACTCAAAAGATGGATTAGAAGCAGCCAGTTTATTCATTTCTGGAGATACGATCGTTTATAACTCTTTAAATCCGCTTTGA
- a CDS encoding Protein sly1 (overlaps_old_locusTagID:BBM_III07685;~overlaps_old_locusTagID:BBM_III07690) has translation MYKSGKHNLLQLQKASILEMLRASSGNVWKVLIYDSQGKDIIAPLFKVGDLRQQGITLNLPLEDARGKIPGIEAIYLLGDDKQSLERFLKDAEEKLYSKLHLNFCSYILDDSLKELARLSLERNCVSSISTITDRYLHFVTISPTTFSLNIGDGFRTYYGNTSEGVSNLLDLKVVDRLMSVMMTLGTIPFVLVPSSNTPAKSIGIKLAECFSRLIQSKANKNYSASGNMMSTLNGNNRSTLIILDRSVDLTSMIIHSWIYEPLIHDIFGIQLNKVVIQKDTFELGSDDFFFSMSRSLPLPKVATKIAEFLDDYNSKVGNITKENTDVTLSLASAIKALPEITQQKRILDMHTKIATALVDHVKNTELDKVYEFEYDVFGFSDKQAIAGLEKLLDNEKIGVLDKYRAFLCFVFAKPHIRGWQLDTFLFKLKALGHTTNALETIENLEKAKEYIESLSKRRQISIHNQSDTSTTDGPQGAGTQRHLSAISSKLFDTGVTLLQGAKNLLKRKDHSVVVNLVEHILQGSKNEGFQEKFTIIDPRDMESNAKVHPCKLVTVFVLGGGNFTESISLAELAQKTGHHLIYGSTFMDRPEQFIQQLEPL, from the exons ATGTATAAATCTGGTAAGCATAATTTGCTTCAACTCCAAAAAGCGAGTATTCTAGAGATGTTACGGGCTTCGTCTGGGAATGTGTGGAAAGTACTAATTTACGATTCTCAAGGCAAAGATATTATTGCTCCATTATTCAAA GTTGGGGATTTGAGGCAACAGGGAATAACACTTAATTTGCCATTGGAAGATGCCAGGGGAAAAATCCCAGGAATTGAAGCTATTTATCTCTTAGGAGATGATAAGCAGAGTTTGGAAAGATTCCTCAAGGATGCAGAGGAAAAATTGTATTCGAAACTGCATTTGAACTTCTGTTCGTATATTTTGGATGATTCTCTCAAGGAACTGGCCAGACTTTCCCTGGAAAGGAATTGTGTTTCTAGCATTTCAACAATCACAGATCGCTATCTACACTTTGTAACAATATCACCCACCACGTTTTCACTAAACATAGGCGACGGATTTAGGACATATTATGGTAACACAAGTGAGGGAGTGTCCAATCTGCTTGATTTAAAGGTTGTGGATAGATTGATGTCTGTCATGATGACTTTGGGGACCATTCCATTCGTTCTAGTTCCCAGTAGTAACACTCCTGCAAAATCAATCGGTATAAAACTAGCCGAATGCTTTTCCCGTCTAATACAGTCAAAAGcgaataaaaattattcgGCTTCGGGTAATATGATGTCTACTTTGAACGGAAATAACAGATCGACACTCATAATCCTGGATAGAAGTGTGGATTTGACTAGCATGATCATACATTCCTGGATTTATGAACCACTTATacatgatatttttggaattCAACTTAACAAAGTTGTGATACAGAAGGATACTTTTGAGTTGGGTAGTGATGACTTCTTCTTCAGCATGAGCAGGTCATTGCCCCTACCAAAGGTCGCCACAAAAATTGCCGAATTTCTTGATGATTACAATTCTAAAGTGGGTAATATTACCAAAGAAAATACTGATGTCACTTTGAGTTTGGCTTCCGCTATCAAAGCACTCCCCGAGATTACTCAACAAAAGAGAATACTTGATATGCATACAAAAATTGCCACAGCACTCGTGGATCACGTAAAG AATACTGAATTGGACAAAGTTTATGAATTCGAATATGATGTATTTGGGTTCAGTGACAAACAAGCCATTGCGGGACTTGAGAAACTACTTGACAATGAAAAGATTGGCGTGCTTGACAAATATAGAGCATTCCTGTGTTTTGTATTTGCTAAACCGCACATAAGGGGTTGGCAACTAGATACCTTCTTGTTTAAATTGAAGGCTCTGGGTCACACCACTAATGCTCTAGAAACTATTGAGAATTTGGAAAAGGCAAAGGAATATATCGAATCCCTCTCCAAAAGAAGACAGATTTCCATACATAACCAATCCGACACTAGCACAACGGATGGTCCTCAAGGTGCCGGGACGCAACGGCATTTATCGGCAATTAgtagtaaattatttgacacGGGTGTCACACTCTTGCAG GgtgcaaaaaatttgctgAAACGAAAGGACCATAGTGTCGTAGTTAATCTGGTTGAACATATTCTGCAAGGATCTAAGAATGAAGGGTTTCAggaaaaatttacaattatcgATCCCAGA gatATGGAATCTAATGCTAAGGTTCATCCCTGTAAATTGGTCACTGTATTTGTCTTGGGTGGGGGAAACTTCACTGAATCAATCTCGCTAGCAGAGCTAGCACAAAAAACCGGCCA